In one Mangifera indica cultivar Alphonso unplaced genomic scaffold, CATAS_Mindica_2.1 Un_0067, whole genome shotgun sequence genomic region, the following are encoded:
- the LOC123207240 gene encoding uncharacterized protein LOC123207240 isoform X1 gives MGEHEGWTEPPSGLLLNGLLPNEAASVIRVLDSERWLKAEERTAELIACIKPNSFSEERRSAVADYVKRLIVKCFPCEVFPFGSVPLKTYLPDGDIDLTAFSVQNLKDTWAHQVRDMLEEEEEKNEHAEFHVKEVQYIQAEVKIIKCLVENIVVDISFSQLGGLCTLCFLEEVDHLINHNHLFKRSIILIKAWCYYESRILGAHHGLISTYALETLVLYIFHVFNNSFSGPLEVLYRFLEFFSKFDWDNFCLSLWGPVPISSLPDVTAEPPRKDGRVLLLSKLFLDACTRFGVYPVGQENPSQPFVSKHFNVIDPLRVNNNLGRSVSKGNFFRIRSAFAFGAKRLARLLDCPKEDLLNEVNQFFMNTWDRHGSGHRPDAPRNDLWRLRLSNPDHQVDSENLHANPNSSSKRNEVSSGHETQVDRSQESFGASSQLGNHPSESTTKSSHVSTASHAQIQRSYSHLNSTNQIRRESNSNQKLQNDKGLRSFKPDNLASDSKGRYLFARTRSSPELTDTYGEVSNQGRHSKASESGKSQLASLRLDNSQRKNLESDILVSHDIRSSTDGPSSASCTSSHQSLDVPADSNSVLNSYNDDLVMGAMGKEFSSGVDIGGMQQEEQDLVNMMASTANNFNGQVHFPLNMDPSHLTLPFPPVLASMGYSQRNLSGMFPNLPLIETQSGANMQYPQSLVPSHMTHYLPGFGLASNPEDSHELGNESFGPSDLNLGEAEQDLWHQQDRGSLGGFDLDYGNFEILQSDDKQQSTSAGYNFFPSSRIGGSGTSRRTSPKFTKDTQGSTREDHVDSFHYQDNRGNEVHFDDKSASSRSMPASHTSSLRSKTNSESSWEGSSVKVSKLVKEKRGRKTAPTVAYGKGKTVSESSSVQADEDSRDWNRPPTMGTEMADRSTGPQSAGPLHVSRHQIEGLEEAQTSGSDSIIPIGPMLSGPDSQHRAMDNSGVVPPYTFYPTGPPVPLYLTMLPVPFCNYQTETGTADASTSHFSGDEELGNSDSGQNFDLSEGIDQSEVSSTSNSMSRSDSVEPSENKSDILNSDFLSHWRNLQYGRLCQNPQLSRPLIYSSPFMVPPAYLQGRVPWDGPGRPLSANMNLLTQLMGFGSRLVPVAPVHSSSNRPAGVYQSYMDEMPRYRAGTGTYLPNPKVSPRDRHSSSTRRGNYSHDRGDHHGEREGNWNVNSKSRASGRGHNRSQTDKPSSRPDRLSTSESRADRPWGSHRHDNFHSYHSQNGPFRPNSAQGSSVNVAYGMYPLSAMNPNGGSLNGPTIRPVVMLYPYDHNAAYGSAEQLEFGSLGPVGLSSPDQVSQTSEGSRSSGIYEEQRFHGTSG, from the exons ATGGGAGAGCATGAAGGGTGGACGGAGCCACCAAGTGGGCTATTATTAAATGGTTTATTGCCCAATGAGGCCGCTTCAGTCATCCGAGTTCTTGACTCCGAACGATGGTTGAAGGCGGAGGAGAGAACTGCAGAACTTATTGCCTGCATTAAGCCCAACTCTTTTTCTGAAGAGCGCCGGAGTGCCGTTGCAGACTATGTGAAGCGCCTTATAGTCAAATGTTTCCCTTGTGAG GTTTTTCCTTTTGGGTCTGTTCCCCTCAAGACGTATTTGCCTGATGGGGACATTGACTTAACAGCTTTCAGTGTTCAAAATTTAAAGGATACATGGGCACATCAGGTGCGCGATATgttggaggaggaggaggagaaaaaTGAGCATGCTGAATTCCATGTGAAGGAAGTCCAGTACATTCAGGCAGAA gtaaaaataataaagtgtcTGGTGGAAAATATTGTGGTAGACATATCATTTAGCCAGCTTGGAGGGTTATGCACCCTTTGTTTCCTTGAAGAG GTTGATCATTTGATAAATCACAATCATCTATTCAAGCGTAGCATTATATTGATTAAAGCTTGGTGTTACTATGAGAGCCGTATATTGGGTGCTCACCATGGACTCATATCAACTTATGCACTGGAGACCTTGGTTCTTTACATATTTCATGTTTTCAACAATTCTTTTTCTGGACCGCTTGAG GTCCTTTACCGTTTTCTAGAATTCTTTAGTAAGTTTGACTGGGACAACTTTTGTCTTAGCCTCTGGGGTCCTGTACCCATCAGTTCACTTCCTGATGTAACtg CAGAACCACCTCGAAAAGATGGCAGAGTGTTATTGCTTAGCAAATTATTTCTTGATGCGTGTACCAGATTTGGTGTTTATCCTGTTGGGCAAGAAAATCCAAGTCAACCTTTTgtttcaaaacattttaatgTGATTGATCCTTTGCGTGTAAACAATAACCTTGGACGCAGTGTTAGTAAAG GTAACTTCTTTAGGATACGTAGTGCATTTGCATTTGGGGCTAAAAGGTTGGCAAGATTACTTGATTGCCCCAAAGAGGATTTACTTAATGAggtaaatcaattttttatgaatacTTGGGACAGACATGGTAGTGGCCATCGCCCTGATGCACCAAGGAATGACTTGTGGCGCTTGAGGTTATCAAATCCAGACCATCAAGTTGATTCTGAGAATCTTCATGCCAATCCAAATTCCAGCAGTAAAAGAAATGAGGTTTCCTCTGGCCATGAGACTCAAGTGGACAGGTCACAAGAATCTTTTGGTGCTTCCTCTCAGCTTGGTAATCATCCTTCTGAAAGCACTACTAAAAGCAGTCATGTCTCTACAGCTTCTCATGCccagatccaaaggagttataGCCACTTGAACAGCACCAATCAGATCAGGCGGGAAAGCAATTCCAATCAGAAATTGCAGAATGATAAAGGTCTCAGAAGTTTTAAGCCTGATAACTTGGCTAGTGACTCAAAAGGTAGGTATCTTTTTGCAAGGACGCGCTCTAGCCCTGAGCTTACAGACACATATGGTGAAGTTTCTAATCAAGGAAGACATAGCAAAGCCTCTGAAAGTGGAAAAAGCCAACTTGCTTCATTAAGGCTGGACAATAGTCAGAGAAAGAACTTGGAATCTGATATTTTGGTGAGTCATGACATCAGATCTTCAACTGATGGTCCATCATCTGCTAGTTGCACTTCATCCCATCAAAGTCTTGATGTGCCTGCTGATTCAAACAGTGTGTTGAATAGTTACAATGATGATTTAGTGATGGGTGCCATGGGCAAAGAGTTTTCTTCGGGTGTGGACATAGGAGGGATGCAACAGGAAGAGCAAGATCTTGTGAACATGATGGCAAGCACTGCTAATAATTTTAATGGACAGGTCCATTTTCCACTGAATATGGACCCTAGTCACCTAACTCTTCCATTCCCTCCTGTTCTAGCTTCAATGGGATATTCTCAGAGAAATTTAAGTGGAATGTTCCCCAATCTTCCCTTGATTGAGACTCAATCAGGTGCAAATATGCAATATCCCCAAAGTTTGGTCCCTTCACACATGACCCATTATCTTCCTGGCTTTGGATTGGCCTCAAATCCAGAAGATTCACATGAACTTGGTAATGAAAGCTTTGGTCCATCAGATTTGAACCTTGGGGAGGCTGAGCAGGATCTTTGGCATCAGCAGGATCGGGGTTCCCTTGGTGGATTCGATCTCGATTATGGAAACTTTGAGATTCTTCAGTCAGATGATAAGCAACAATCAACTTCTGCTGGTTATAACTTTTTCCCTTCATCTCGAATAGGTGGCTCTGGCACTTCTAGAAGAACTTCACCTAAATTCACTAAGGACACTCAAGGGTCAACAAGGGAAGATCATGTTGATTCGTTCCATTATCAAGATAATAGAGGTAATGAGGTTCACTTTGATGATAAATCTGCAAGTTCAAGGTCTATGCCTGCTTCACATACAAGTTCTCTAAGAAGCAAAACCAATTCTGAGAGTTCTTGGGAAGGATCATCAGTAAAGGtttcaaaattagttaaagAAAAAAGGGGTCGGAAAACAGCTCCTACTGTTGCTTATGGAAAAGGTAAGACTGTGTCTGAATCTTCATCTGTTCAGGCCGATGAAGATAGCAGAGATTGGAATCGTCCACCAACCATGGGCACTGAAATGGCAGATAGAAGCACAGGACCTCAATCTGCTGGTCCTTTGCATGTTTCAAGGCATCAAATAGAAGGATTGGAAGAAGCTCAAACAAGTGGATCAGATTCTATTATTCCCATTGGTCCAATGCTCTCTGGTCCAGATTCTCAGCATAGAGCTATGGACAATTCGGGGGTGGTTCCTCCCTACACATTCTATCCCACTGGGCCACCAGTTCCTCTTTATCTTACAATGCTTCCAGTTCCATTTTGCAACTACCAGACTGAGACCGGAACTGCTGATGCATCAACGAGTCATTTTAGTGGGGATGAGGAACTGGGTAATAGTGATTCTGGTCAAAACTTTGATTTGTCTGAGGGAATTGACCAGTCTGAGGTGTCAAGTACTTCTAACTCTATGAGTAGGTCTGATTCTGTTGAGCCATCAGAGAACAAGTCTGACATTCTTAACAGTGACTTTCTTAGCCATTGGCGAAATTTACAATATGGTCGGCTTTGCCAAAATCCTCAGCTATCTCGACCTCTCATTTATTCTTCACCTTTTATGGTGCCACCTGCCTATTTACAAGGCAGAGTGCCATGGGATGGTCCTGGGAGACCCCTTTCAGCCAACATGAATCTTTTAACTCAGCTTATGGGTTTTGGGTCTCGCCTTGTTCCTGTTGCTCCTGTTCATTCTTCTTCTAATAGGCCTGCTGGTGTATACCAAAGTTATATGGATGAAATGCCAAGATATCGTGCTGGGACTGGGACCTACCTGCCAAATCCT AAGGTTTCTCCAAGAGACCGGCATTCCTCGAGTACCAGAAGGGGGAATTATAGCCATGACCGAGGTGACCACCATGGTGAAAGAGAAGGAAACTGGAATGTCAATTCCAAGTCACGAGCTTCTGGGCGTGGCCATAATCGTAGCCAAACTGATAAACCAAGCTCAAGGCCAGACCGGTTATCTACAAGTGAGAGTCGAGCTGACAGGCCTTGGGGTTCACATAGACATGATAACTTCCATTCATACCACTCTCAGAATGGTCCATTTCGCCCAAATTCTGCACAGGGTAGCTCTGTCAATGTTGCATATGGCATGTATCCACTCTCAGCCATGAACCCCAATGGGGGGTCACTGAATGGACCTACCATTCGGCCTGTTGTCATGCTGTATCCTTATGATCATAATGCTGCATATGGTTCTGCTGAACAGCTTGAGTTTGGGTCTCTTGGACCTGTGGGTCTCTCAAGTCCTGATCAAGTATCACAGACTAGTGAGGGAAGTAGATCAAGTGGGATTTATGAAGAACAGAGGTTTCATGGAACCTCAGGTTAA
- the LOC123207240 gene encoding uncharacterized protein LOC123207240 isoform X3, whose product MGEHEGWTEPPSGLLLNGLLPNEAASVIRVLDSERWLKAEERTAELIACIKPNSFSEERRSAVADYVKRLIVKCFPCEVFPFGSVPLKTYLPDGDIDLTAFSVQNLKDTWAHQVRDMLEEEEEKNEHAEFHVKEVQYIQAEVKIIKCLVENIVVDISFSQLGGLCTLCFLEEVDHLINHNHLFKRSIILIKAWCYYESRILGAHHGLISTYALETLVLYIFHVFNNSFSGPLEVLYRFLEFFSKFDWDNFCLSLWGPVPISSLPDVTAEPPRKDGRVLLLSKLFLDACTRFGVYPVGQENPSQPFVSKHFNVIDPLRVNNNLGRSVSKGNFFRIRSAFAFGAKRLARLLDCPKEDLLNEVNQFFMNTWDRHGSGHRPDAPRNDLWRLRLSNPDHQVDSENLHANPNSSSKRNEVSSGHETQVDRSQESFGASSQLGNHPSESTTKSSHVSTASHAQIQRSYSHLNSTNQIRRESNSNQKLQNDKGLRSFKPDNLASDSKGRYLFARTRSSPELTDTYGEVSNQGRHSKASESGKSQLASLRLDNSQRKNLESDILVSHDIRSSTDGPSSASCTSSHQSLDVPADSNSVLNSYNDDLVMGAMGKEFSSGVDIGGMQQEEQDLVNMMASTANNFNGQVHFPLNMDPSHLTLPFPPVLASMGYSQRNLSGMFPNLPLIETQSGANMQYPQSLVPSHMTHYLPGFGLASNPEDSHELGNESFGPSDLNLGEAEQDLWHQQDRGSLGGFDLDYGNFEILQSDDKQQSTSAGYNFFPSSRIGGSGTSRRTSPKFTKDTQGSTREDHVDSFHYQDNRGNEVHFDDKSASSRSMPASHTSSLRSKTNSESSWEGSSVKVSKLVKEKRGRKTAPTVAYGKGKTVSESSSVQADEDSRDWNRPPTMGTEMADRSTGPQSAGPLHVSRHQIEGLEEAQTSGSDSIIPIGPMLSGPDSQHRAMDNSGVVPPYTFYPTGPPVPLYLTMLPVPFCNYQTETGTADASTSHFSGDEELGNSDSGQNFDLSEGIDQSEVSSTSNSMSRSDSVEPSENKSDILNSDFLSHWRNLQYGRLCQNPQLSRPLIYSSPFMVPPAYLQGRVPWDGPGRPLSANMNLLTQLMGFGSRLVPVAPVHSSSNRPAGVYQSYMDEMPRYRAGTGTYLPNPVSPRDRHSSSTRRGNYSHDRGDHHGEREGNWNVNSKSRASGRGHNRSQTDKPSSRPDRLSTSESRADRPWGSHRHDNFHSYHSQNGPFRPNSAQGSSVNVAYGMYPLSAMNPNGGSLNGPTIRPVVMLYPYDHNAAYGSAEQLEFGSLGPVGLSSPDQVSQTSEGSRSSGIYEEQRFHGTSG is encoded by the exons ATGGGAGAGCATGAAGGGTGGACGGAGCCACCAAGTGGGCTATTATTAAATGGTTTATTGCCCAATGAGGCCGCTTCAGTCATCCGAGTTCTTGACTCCGAACGATGGTTGAAGGCGGAGGAGAGAACTGCAGAACTTATTGCCTGCATTAAGCCCAACTCTTTTTCTGAAGAGCGCCGGAGTGCCGTTGCAGACTATGTGAAGCGCCTTATAGTCAAATGTTTCCCTTGTGAG GTTTTTCCTTTTGGGTCTGTTCCCCTCAAGACGTATTTGCCTGATGGGGACATTGACTTAACAGCTTTCAGTGTTCAAAATTTAAAGGATACATGGGCACATCAGGTGCGCGATATgttggaggaggaggaggagaaaaaTGAGCATGCTGAATTCCATGTGAAGGAAGTCCAGTACATTCAGGCAGAA gtaaaaataataaagtgtcTGGTGGAAAATATTGTGGTAGACATATCATTTAGCCAGCTTGGAGGGTTATGCACCCTTTGTTTCCTTGAAGAG GTTGATCATTTGATAAATCACAATCATCTATTCAAGCGTAGCATTATATTGATTAAAGCTTGGTGTTACTATGAGAGCCGTATATTGGGTGCTCACCATGGACTCATATCAACTTATGCACTGGAGACCTTGGTTCTTTACATATTTCATGTTTTCAACAATTCTTTTTCTGGACCGCTTGAG GTCCTTTACCGTTTTCTAGAATTCTTTAGTAAGTTTGACTGGGACAACTTTTGTCTTAGCCTCTGGGGTCCTGTACCCATCAGTTCACTTCCTGATGTAACtg CAGAACCACCTCGAAAAGATGGCAGAGTGTTATTGCTTAGCAAATTATTTCTTGATGCGTGTACCAGATTTGGTGTTTATCCTGTTGGGCAAGAAAATCCAAGTCAACCTTTTgtttcaaaacattttaatgTGATTGATCCTTTGCGTGTAAACAATAACCTTGGACGCAGTGTTAGTAAAG GTAACTTCTTTAGGATACGTAGTGCATTTGCATTTGGGGCTAAAAGGTTGGCAAGATTACTTGATTGCCCCAAAGAGGATTTACTTAATGAggtaaatcaattttttatgaatacTTGGGACAGACATGGTAGTGGCCATCGCCCTGATGCACCAAGGAATGACTTGTGGCGCTTGAGGTTATCAAATCCAGACCATCAAGTTGATTCTGAGAATCTTCATGCCAATCCAAATTCCAGCAGTAAAAGAAATGAGGTTTCCTCTGGCCATGAGACTCAAGTGGACAGGTCACAAGAATCTTTTGGTGCTTCCTCTCAGCTTGGTAATCATCCTTCTGAAAGCACTACTAAAAGCAGTCATGTCTCTACAGCTTCTCATGCccagatccaaaggagttataGCCACTTGAACAGCACCAATCAGATCAGGCGGGAAAGCAATTCCAATCAGAAATTGCAGAATGATAAAGGTCTCAGAAGTTTTAAGCCTGATAACTTGGCTAGTGACTCAAAAGGTAGGTATCTTTTTGCAAGGACGCGCTCTAGCCCTGAGCTTACAGACACATATGGTGAAGTTTCTAATCAAGGAAGACATAGCAAAGCCTCTGAAAGTGGAAAAAGCCAACTTGCTTCATTAAGGCTGGACAATAGTCAGAGAAAGAACTTGGAATCTGATATTTTGGTGAGTCATGACATCAGATCTTCAACTGATGGTCCATCATCTGCTAGTTGCACTTCATCCCATCAAAGTCTTGATGTGCCTGCTGATTCAAACAGTGTGTTGAATAGTTACAATGATGATTTAGTGATGGGTGCCATGGGCAAAGAGTTTTCTTCGGGTGTGGACATAGGAGGGATGCAACAGGAAGAGCAAGATCTTGTGAACATGATGGCAAGCACTGCTAATAATTTTAATGGACAGGTCCATTTTCCACTGAATATGGACCCTAGTCACCTAACTCTTCCATTCCCTCCTGTTCTAGCTTCAATGGGATATTCTCAGAGAAATTTAAGTGGAATGTTCCCCAATCTTCCCTTGATTGAGACTCAATCAGGTGCAAATATGCAATATCCCCAAAGTTTGGTCCCTTCACACATGACCCATTATCTTCCTGGCTTTGGATTGGCCTCAAATCCAGAAGATTCACATGAACTTGGTAATGAAAGCTTTGGTCCATCAGATTTGAACCTTGGGGAGGCTGAGCAGGATCTTTGGCATCAGCAGGATCGGGGTTCCCTTGGTGGATTCGATCTCGATTATGGAAACTTTGAGATTCTTCAGTCAGATGATAAGCAACAATCAACTTCTGCTGGTTATAACTTTTTCCCTTCATCTCGAATAGGTGGCTCTGGCACTTCTAGAAGAACTTCACCTAAATTCACTAAGGACACTCAAGGGTCAACAAGGGAAGATCATGTTGATTCGTTCCATTATCAAGATAATAGAGGTAATGAGGTTCACTTTGATGATAAATCTGCAAGTTCAAGGTCTATGCCTGCTTCACATACAAGTTCTCTAAGAAGCAAAACCAATTCTGAGAGTTCTTGGGAAGGATCATCAGTAAAGGtttcaaaattagttaaagAAAAAAGGGGTCGGAAAACAGCTCCTACTGTTGCTTATGGAAAAGGTAAGACTGTGTCTGAATCTTCATCTGTTCAGGCCGATGAAGATAGCAGAGATTGGAATCGTCCACCAACCATGGGCACTGAAATGGCAGATAGAAGCACAGGACCTCAATCTGCTGGTCCTTTGCATGTTTCAAGGCATCAAATAGAAGGATTGGAAGAAGCTCAAACAAGTGGATCAGATTCTATTATTCCCATTGGTCCAATGCTCTCTGGTCCAGATTCTCAGCATAGAGCTATGGACAATTCGGGGGTGGTTCCTCCCTACACATTCTATCCCACTGGGCCACCAGTTCCTCTTTATCTTACAATGCTTCCAGTTCCATTTTGCAACTACCAGACTGAGACCGGAACTGCTGATGCATCAACGAGTCATTTTAGTGGGGATGAGGAACTGGGTAATAGTGATTCTGGTCAAAACTTTGATTTGTCTGAGGGAATTGACCAGTCTGAGGTGTCAAGTACTTCTAACTCTATGAGTAGGTCTGATTCTGTTGAGCCATCAGAGAACAAGTCTGACATTCTTAACAGTGACTTTCTTAGCCATTGGCGAAATTTACAATATGGTCGGCTTTGCCAAAATCCTCAGCTATCTCGACCTCTCATTTATTCTTCACCTTTTATGGTGCCACCTGCCTATTTACAAGGCAGAGTGCCATGGGATGGTCCTGGGAGACCCCTTTCAGCCAACATGAATCTTTTAACTCAGCTTATGGGTTTTGGGTCTCGCCTTGTTCCTGTTGCTCCTGTTCATTCTTCTTCTAATAGGCCTGCTGGTGTATACCAAAGTTATATGGATGAAATGCCAAGATATCGTGCTGGGACTGGGACCTACCTGCCAAATCCT GTTTCTCCAAGAGACCGGCATTCCTCGAGTACCAGAAGGGGGAATTATAGCCATGACCGAGGTGACCACCATGGTGAAAGAGAAGGAAACTGGAATGTCAATTCCAAGTCACGAGCTTCTGGGCGTGGCCATAATCGTAGCCAAACTGATAAACCAAGCTCAAGGCCAGACCGGTTATCTACAAGTGAGAGTCGAGCTGACAGGCCTTGGGGTTCACATAGACATGATAACTTCCATTCATACCACTCTCAGAATGGTCCATTTCGCCCAAATTCTGCACAGGGTAGCTCTGTCAATGTTGCATATGGCATGTATCCACTCTCAGCCATGAACCCCAATGGGGGGTCACTGAATGGACCTACCATTCGGCCTGTTGTCATGCTGTATCCTTATGATCATAATGCTGCATATGGTTCTGCTGAACAGCTTGAGTTTGGGTCTCTTGGACCTGTGGGTCTCTCAAGTCCTGATCAAGTATCACAGACTAGTGAGGGAAGTAGATCAAGTGGGATTTATGAAGAACAGAGGTTTCATGGAACCTCAGGTTAA